The Cyclopterus lumpus isolate fCycLum1 chromosome 1, fCycLum1.pri, whole genome shotgun sequence sequence aaataaatgttatgaaCACATGTATGAACGTCATTATTTAATTTCATGGTACACTACTGACACCATTCAATACCTATAAGCAAAGATGGTCATCTTTAGCAAATCAAAgtcaattcaatatatttaaatagagTCTCCTATGGATGTAATGGTACTAAACAGTTTAAACAGGCTATTCCAAACGTTCCTATAAAGTAAATTACTATATTTTGCCCCTGAAAATGGATATAGACTAACCGTATTGTATAATTACACTGAACTGATTACTGTTTCTTAAAGAaccccaaaatcaaaaacacatatttttcgtaTTTAGCAATCAAGATGGTTTTGGTGTTAGTTGCCTTGTTTTGAACATATCGGCTGTGGAGACATCtgccttcatttaaaaataaaacgggACTATATGGCTCAAAGCTCCAAAAGATATATTTCAAAATTAACGGAAAGCACAAATTCCAGAAAAAGAAATTACTGTTGAGTACAAAGTGGTGAGAAATGTAAGGCTGTGTTGACTCAACAGGTATTTAAAAGGCTCATCTACTGTACACTGACCATTTCACAAGTAAGTCTTTTCAGGTTTAGCTCTGCGTTGTCACAATTGGCGTCATTAACGTCTGCGAGCTCCACTTTGCCAGACTCAGCTTGTTTTGTTCGTTTTGGCTGTCCTTTGCCTGCCTGAGCTCTACATGGAGCTCAATGTTAACATGTGTTAAAGAGCTCATGTTTGCGTCAGAATTATCTTGAAAGAAATGTATACAGcacaaagaataaaaaagggTGTTTATAAAGAGACTTACAAAGTAGTAATATTCACAAAAATGTTAAGCTGATCTGGGTAAAACCGGTCTCAACCCAAACTAGCAATTAATGGCACAAAAATATCTTTTTGAGGAAGATAGAATTTACTTGTCAGAGTTCGAGGATGATTCAGTACAAATCTGGAAAAATGACTAAACACGAAATGGTCCTGTACCACCATCAACTGCATGTGTAAATAATGAATGTTGAACATGAGCTCCACATAGTCTGCCAGTCACAGACGATCCACATCTACGGAGAAAGGAGAACAAATTATTAAACACATGAGACCAAATTACAGTTACTCATGCTGACAAATTAAATTTTTTCCTTGATGAGTAAATGAAGACTTCATTTCTTAATGCTTATGaacatgtatattattatattattacaatatgaTTTCAGTGAAAAAGACATTAAGTGATGTTTTGTTGGAtggaattaattttttttacccCTCAAATGGAGCATCATAACTTAACGTATTACATGTTAAATTGGTAAAATCATAAATGGGTACTGGTGAATTATTGCAGTGGAACATTATTTGATGAGTGCTTATGAAACAGAAGCAGTCCAAAGCGGgaatatgtattaattaatgaagACAAACGCTGTCAAACATCAGTGTTCTCAAACTGTGATTTACTTACTTCAACCAGTCGGAGTGGGAAGGGAGTTGGCTGGCTGTGCGACCTTTTGCTTTACCTTTTGGTTAAATGCTTCAAGCTAGAAATAAAAGAATAGACAACACAACAATTAATTATtgtgacattttacatttttgaaatCAATACACTAAATTATGATAATACAAGGACAGGATAAATgtgtaacataaataaataaatacatgcgATATTACatgagaaaacaataaacaagttAGAATATTGAGAAATCCCCAAATTCTTCAGCATCTCGGAATCATTcttagaagaaaaaacactccTGCCTCAGGAGGACGTGAGAGTAATTTATGAAGCTTCCTGACTATCTGTTTTACAACACTTTTAGCAacaaagttgaaaatataatttaatttcaaataCCGATGGAAAAAGCTGAAAATAGCACcacttttaatttattgtaaacAGATTTAGGTGATATATGCGATATGACGCCATGATTTCAAACTGGCTTATCTAATATTATCATATTAACCAAAAAGACATTTGATGCTATAATACTCGCAAGTGACTTGTGATTTAAGTAAATGTATAGAATATAAACTTGTAAACTagataatttaaataaaagtaacatATACCAGTGAGCCCTATCCATGGTTTAACAATGCCCATATTAGTGCTTCATTTTGCTTGGAAGTGTGGGCACATCCccattaaaaacatgtatattcCATACATGATTCAACTCACGTTTCAACTGTCAAACCCTGTCATGCGGGGCTCAACAATAAGGATTGCCCGCTTGCCAGAGGAAAAGTAAAATGCCACGTCAGACTAGTAAATCTGGCATCACTTGcccaaaatgaaataaacacattgttaCTTCCAGAGCTGATGATGAAAGTAGCAAAAGAGCGCTTCCTTCTCATCACTGTTGAGAAATACACAAAAGAGTTGAtccaaagaaaaatgaattcTGAATGGAAAGTGAAAAATAGGCCTCATCATAGAAACTTGGCCCTATTCAGACATGgtgtaattataaataatatataaggaAATGAAGTGAACGCACCTCTGATGAAGTTTACCACAAACATTATCCCTGCACAATGTAATCTGTGGCGTTTCATTAACTTACTGTTATTTCTGACAACATTTTATACAACCATTTTCTCCTGTTTAAACTTGTATGCCTCTTAaaagtcctcctcccttctcttaacagttgttttggtttcttttagACTAAGATGTTTTGTGAAGAACCTTCATCTTTACGAGGATCTTGTCTAACTTAAAGAGGAAATTCTTTGAAAACGTCATCATTCTCAGACATCTCTTAGCATTTGTTCACTAGGAGCAGCTCATTGTACAAGGAAGCTTTGTGAATACAGCCACTGGTCctagaaatatgaaaaacatttacattgcTGATAATTATTGGTTTGGAGTGATTTCCTTCTCTGATTCCCTGATCCACAAATGAAACATATCACTTGCTGTTTAGCTCATCATGGCCCAAATTGTCAGCAGATGCAAGTGAAACACATCTTTGATATGTCCCGCTTACAAGTATACGGGACAAAACCTCCATAATCTAAACTCCTAAAATGAGATGGATTAGGAAACTGATCAAACATTACACCAACCTTTTTCCTCAAGTTcgcttttatttcctcttccgTTGGCGgacgtttttcttcttctgactgCTCTGCTTCAGGGTTATCTTCATTGAGCTGTGGAGCCTCCCCCTTCTTCACCAAATTGGCTTCAGGGTCATCTTCATTGAGCTGTGGAGCCTCCCCCTTCTTCACCAAATTGGCTGCCTGTCTTGCTGccaattttatttgtttctccAAAGCTTTCCTCTTTGCCCAACGTAAACGACTATTTTTTATGCGAGTTTCTAACTTCCCCCTCCTCTTGTGGCCTTTTGTGAGTGTCTGTAGACAGCGACCAGTGTTTGACTGCTTAGTGCTGATGACCTGCAGGCAGCGAGGGCCTGAAACAGATCCAGTTTGGCCTTCACTCTTAGATAGATCTGGATTCCCAAATAGGTTGATGTCAAAAGAGTTGCGCTGAGGGGGGTAATCTATGTTAGCTGCCACTGCAGAGCCAGGAACGTGATGGTAGGTGTTTTGTGAATAAGGAGACCCgctagtataaaaggagggaggaataGCACCCTGAGTAGGTGCCCAGTAAGAATTTGAAGCAGCGCTGTAGGTGCCACTGTGGTAGGCAGAGTACCGTGAGTCTTGGGACAAAACATTATTTGGAAATGCAGGAAGAGCAGCAGGCAGGGGATATGTATGGTTTGGTGGATATGGATGTTGATAAGAGATTACTTTGGGGTATTTTTCGTCTATGTGACTGTACGTCCGTTCTTCTTTACGGTCCTTGTTACCATCATGGCATGTCAGTCCATCTCCGCTTCTGTCTCTCGAGTGGCCGCATTCAGACCTTTGTCTTGATTCCCTGCTGTGGGAGCGCCGACGGCGAGAGGGGCTTGGACTATAGCTTCTAGAGGTTGACcttgacgaggaggaggaggaggaggaggaggaagaggaggacttACTGTACTGCCGACTCTCCTGCTCTACTCTTGTGTTGTCCTGCTTCTTCCCATACAGCCTCTCCTGAGTCCGGTCTGCTAATTTGCTCATCTCTTCCACTTCCAGACTCATCCCCAGAGTTTTAAGAATGTTCTGGAGCTGTTCACGTTGCTCGTCCACCtgtgatttttcttcttctttcttcctcttcatcactgcaGAGGGAGACTTGGATCGACTCCTGTCATTCTTCTTCTCGTCATCATCAGGTAGGGAAAGTCTCTCACTCAGGGATCTCTCTTGGCTGGGTGGGTCAGTCTTCTTTTCTCCACTGTTGGTCCGACTGCTGCCCGGCCGCGAGGCTCCACTATTTGATTGCGGACTTTCTCTCCTGAAGGTTGGATCTGGCTTAATGTTGAGGAGATCAACACTGTCATCATTGACAATCCTACTGAGGAAGTCAAAGTCCACTCCTTTGTTGAGAATGCTGAGGAAGCGCTGGAAACCCTTGTTGACGCCATTCTCGTTGTTTGGTGAAGTAACGTTTTGGctgggaggaggtggtgtgaGGTCAGCAACCTGGGATAGGTCAGATATACagaaacatttcttttgagATACATCAAATAGCAGTTGTTCACTAGGTGCAAAATAATAGATACAAACCTATTATGTTGGTAATTTTGGAAGGAAGGTACAAAAAATACAATTGAAACCATAACATTAATCTCATCTGTCAACCTGAGAACAGAATTTGTGCTATGATCGGCCTCACTCCATCCTGTTTACATCATGAAGCTTACAGTGCCCTGGGAGGATGCAGTGGAGAAGATATAGGAGTGTCAGAAACTGAGATACACTGAGCTTGCAGCCAGCAATCAACAATACGGCTGAAAAGCAGAGGTCTGACCAGTTGAGGTAGGCTGCCGAGGCTTCATAGCCACACCAACATCAAGGCTACTCTGGAAGATGTGAGTCTGAGGCAAGGCCCACCAGCAAGGAGTATAAAGGCACCCTCTATCCATTTTGACTGCTTTACTGAGGTGTCACCACAGGGCTTATTCAGACAGAAGATCAAACAAAAccgaaaaaaaacattacaaacctCTCTGCTTTCTGGCAAAACAATCGGATCACTACATCTCCGCTTCATTAGTGCCTTCACTCTGAGCTTCAGGGGATGGTTGTCCTGCACCAGACCATCTTTCCTCAGGCTGGAGTTAATTCTCTTTTTGGGTGAACGAACCTGAGAAAAAACGAGGCAATGCAGTAAAAAAGTATATTCTCTGGAAAACTGTTGTCTACTGCAAGCGGAAAACACTGATTCTCAAAGTAAAATAATGATCTACAACAGTTGATCGGGAGTTTGATCCAACAATTATATTACTCACCGTGGCCAAAAAGCTGCCAGGATGTTTTTGCTGCAAAATTAAATTCACCCTGTCTTTAAGAGCAAAGCATGTAGCCGAATTATTACAGGAAAAGTCTGGAGACGTTGTCTTCTTCATCAACGGTTCAACTGTTTTCAAGGCAATAGCAGCTTTCTTAAGTTGTATTCGCTCCTCTATCGCTCGAAGCTCTTTTCGCTTTCTTGAAAGCTCTGGATCCTCTACATCCATCTCAAGTGGTTCCCCATCTGGTTCCTCGACTTCTGAGTTGTTAATGTGAAAGTTATGCGAGGGACAACCGAGTTCCTTCCATTCCACATTCACTCCCTTGTTGCTTTGAGCTTCATCAACAGCGTGTCCTGCATTATTGCAGTAAGTGTTCCACTCCTCATTGGTGCTTGAAGCATCCTCAACAACATTCTGCTGATTTGGATTCAGATTTCTCTGGAAGGATCGTTTTGTAACGTCATCCCAGTCGACTGGATTCATCCTTCAGCCAGTACACTCTGCAAAGTAGAAACAGTGTGAATAAATTGCTGTGGAATATGTATAACAGACCTGTTATAACACACTGTTACTTTACTGACAGCAAAATACGTTAACCTTACTTAATAGAAAATGTTGCCTTTTGATCAAGCCCCCACCTGACGACTGTTACCGTGTTCAGGACCTCAGACTTCCACTTGGTTTAACGTTAGATACAGACAACGTTGAAGGAAAGACGAGGCCTTGCGTTTAATAAGCCGAGCTCAATGTGAAACGTCGTGATAGATCAGTGAACGTTACGTGATTTGCCAAATTACAGAGCGAAACAGACTCGCGTTAAACGCAGTTTTTTGATAGCTTAGGTTCGCAGCTAACACGACTGTTTACCTCCTACTGCGACTCCCATCACGGAAACGGTGTCGTTTTAAGGACGTTACTTCGAAAACTAAGttattgataaataaaatgtcaaaactgACCTTTAGCCAGCTTCAGAAATAGTGAGGACAACCGTTAGTGTTAAACATTAGCTTGAAGTACGGAAAAGTGGCTAAAAACGCTCCTACTGCTTCGGTGGTGAAGAGTGGATGTTGACAGCGCCTCCTGCTGGACGGAGTACCAACACCGCAGGAATAGATCGGCTTATCAGTAAAGGCCATGTATGCAAGGTTATGTGTTGTTATTGTAGTGCAACGACATGCAGTTTGTAgttccattcttttttttaaagaaataaaataaatgtggaaGCTGAATTAAGGCATCTCGACCTGAGGAAAGAAGCTACTCTGAAGTCTGTTGGTATCCCAGCTGAAACTTCTATATGCTTGCCAGATGGCAGCAGGGTGGAAAGGCTGTAGTTGGGGTGGGTAAATGTCTTTTAATATCCCTTGGGCTCTTCGCAGGCACCATCTTAACATCAATATTACTGTAGATTACGGTAGTCGGGTACCGAAGATGTTCTGGGAGCCACTGTGGAGCGTTCTGTTCTGGGCCGTGCAAATCTCATgccagtttgtaatgtttccatTTTGGGTGCTTTCTATTGATCCTCTGTAAAAGTTAACACAAAACTATATCACTGCTTTGCCGATTTAAGTTTCCGAAAGTAATTTAGCCGTTTAAGAGCTTTCTTCACAATATGTTGTTTGTGATGCTGATTCCAAGGAACTTAAAACTGTTCACTTGCTCCACGACAGCTCCATTGATGTAGTCTAAAATTGTATGATATTCATTAACATTTCCTACTTATTTGCACATATACACTTTGATCACAACATGTTTATTCAATTACCTGCAAATGAAAGTGGTGATcagtttgtttaatttaattaaacagGCCAATGGGGTTGTTCATTGTCTCTGCAACCATATCTGATTTTGTATCCACTAAGATCATATCTGCACCTCTTAGTTCTTCAGTTACTAGCTTCAATCTGAGGAGTGGTACAAGTATTTAATGACTGTCTCCTGGTGCACTGTATGCAAATTCTTAAAATGGTTGACGGGAATTTTTTAGAAGCTGTGCATTCACTTCTCTGAACCTGTCTGAAGGTGCGACAGATCTGAAATTAAATTGATCACCAACATGTCAGAAAGTGATCTATAAAAACTATGCGATATAAtgtaacacagacacactgaaacagctTTCAGCAATTTACTTACAATCATTGCATTTAATATTATGCTATTCAAATATTTACACCACCATTTTCTGCATgtgtacaaaaaagaaaagcaattttTTATTAATCATGGGTTGGACAAAACCAGAGTCATGATAATAGAAAAAAGACTTCCGTTGACAAATATAATGTATCAAATCATGGCGCTTGAATAACAAAATCAagaaatcaacattttcagCGATCAAACACTTTCTTTACACAGTGTTTTTCCTTTAGCGTGACATGTGTTGCGGATATAAGAACAACAGGCTGGCAATGGACAGAGCTCCAACACAACCAAGTTTGTCAATAAACTTGTGGTCTGTTAATTTTCTTGTCTGTGTTATTTTCTGCCTTGTGGTTTGTTGCTGCTGGACAGGGTGCTTGCAAAGGCTCAATATAAATTTGGTCAATAAGTGTTTTGTGAACTCTGAAGGCCCAGCTGTATATTTTATGAAGATTTTTTTACTATTCTCCACAgggaaaatagttttttcttgCTATACGAGTCAGATTTTCACCAATCTTCATCCAGGTTGTTTGGTTTTAATGACTTGCAAACAGCGGGGCCTGGACAGTggtttatatttgtgtgtggtGAATGACTGAACTGGTTTCATACCTGGCAAGTTAAAAAAGGGTGGATTACTAATGTGTTGTGGGAGTAGGTGCCTTGTTTGAGCTACGACTGCTGGAAAGATGCTCACAGGTGGGACATGGGGGTAAGGGAAGAAGGGCGGCAAGCAAAGCCTGGGTCCAAGGTGGGGCAAGTTAGGGGGCAGAGGTGGGTATGGCTGCGATGAACAGTTTCCTGGAGAGTACACTGGCATTACAGATGTAGGAGATGGCTTAAAGAAAGCGTATGCAGAATTTTGAGACAATGTTTGACAAGCAGCAGTGCCTTCCTTGGAGTAAGTTTCACATTTGTCACTCTCCTGTAAGGTGCTACTCTGACCATATTCAACACCCTCATGCGCCTGTACTCTGTGTACCACGGTTACGTCACTCTGAGCATTATAGGAGTCTTTCTTCTTGTAATATTCCTGATTTAAGGGGCTAAAACTAGATCggcttgatgatgatgatgatgatgatctacTATGTGGTGTTGGCGAAAACGCTTGCCTGGTATCCCTTTCCCTGCTCCTCTTACGATGGCGGTCACTATCCTTCTTTCCATATAACCGCTCTTGGATCCGATTGGACATTTGGCCCAGTTCCTCGGATCCTAAATTCATGCCAATGGCCTGCAAGACATCCTGCATTTGCCTGTGCTTGTGCTCATCTTCAGGTGTCAGGgttatctttttttctgcagaggCAGACCTGGATCTGCTGTTGGAGCTGAAGTAGCTTTGTTCTGCGTCACCCCTTTGCAGAGACCGCCCCTTTGGGCTGAAGGACCTGTGACGATGCTGTGAAGAAGCCAGTCTCTGGGATCCTTCGCTCTCACACCAGCGGCTGGTACTTTGGTGGCTTACCTGTTGCCCTCCAGCG is a genomic window containing:
- the LOC117729945 gene encoding zinc finger protein 318-like, with translation MNPVDWDDVTKRSFQRNLNPNQQNVVEDASSTNEEWNTYCNNAGHAVDEAQSNKGVNVEWKELGCPSHNFHINNSEVEEPDGEPLEMDVEDPELSRKRKELRAIEERIQLKKAAIALKTVEPLMKKTTSPDFSCNNSATCFALKDRVNLILQQKHPGSFLATVRSPKKRINSSLRKDGLVQDNHPLKLRVKALMKRRCSDPIVLPESREVADLTPPPPSQNVTSPNNENGVNKGFQRFLSILNKGVDFDFLSRIVNDDSVDLLNIKPDPTFRRESPQSNSGASRPGSSRTNSGEKKTDPPSQERSLSERLSLPDDDEKKNDRSRSKSPSAVMKRKKEEEKSQVDEQREQLQNILKTLGMSLEVEEMSKLADRTQERLYGKKQDNTRVEQESRQYSKSSSSSSSSSSSSSRSTSRSYSPSPSRRRRSHSRESRQRSECGHSRDRSGDGLTCHDGNKDRKEERTYSHIDEKYPKVISYQHPYPPNHTYPLPAALPAFPNNVLSQDSRYSAYHSGTYSAASNSYWAPTQGAIPPSFYTSGSPYSQNTYHHVPGSAVAANIDYPPQRNSFDINLFGNPDLSKSEGQTGSVSGPRCLQVISTKQSNTGRCLQTLTKGHKRRGKLETRIKNSRLRWAKRKALEKQIKLAARQAANLVKKGEAPQLNEDDPEANLVKKGEAPQLNEDNPEAEQSEEEKRPPTEEEIKANLRKKLEAFNQKVKQKVAQPANSLPTPTG